A region from the Gossypium hirsutum isolate 1008001.06 chromosome A08, Gossypium_hirsutum_v2.1, whole genome shotgun sequence genome encodes:
- the LOC107897857 gene encoding ethanolamine-phosphate cytidylyltransferase isoform X2: MMAMEYESNNWIWDGVYYCPRLFGGLMLTAALLGLSTTYFGGIGLFPLSYVWSDSGIFHKKKCEKKRIRVYMDGCFDLMHYGHANALRQAKALGDELVVGVVSDEEIIANKGPPVLPMEERLALVSGLKWVDQVIANAPYAITEQFMNSLFNEHKIDYIIHGDDPCLLPDGSDAYALAKKAGRYKQIKRTEGVSSTDIVGRILCSVKDTEGGGDHTSTLLNGDSGERCHSQRAQISQFLPTSQRIVQFSNGKGPGPNSRVVYIDGAFDLFHAGHVEILKKARQLGDFLLVGIHTDHIVREHRGMPYPVMHVHERSLSVLACRYVDEVIIGAPWEVTKDMITTFNISIVVHGTVAESNSLLPGETDPYAFPKSMGIFRLLESPKSLTTSSVSQRIVANHEANAMRRRHRVK; this comes from the exons ATGATGGCAATGGAATACGAGAGTAACAATTGGATTTGGGACGGGGTGTATTACTGCCCACGTCTCTTTGGTGGCCTAATGCTAACGGCTGCCTTGCTTGGTTTGTCTACCACTTATTTCGGTGGAATTGGACTGTTCCCATTGTCATATGTTTGGTCAGATTCAGGGATCTTCCACAAGAAGAAGTGTGAGAAGAAGCGCATTCGAGTTTACATGGATGGGTGCTTTGATCTCATGCATTATGGCCATGCCAATGCGTTGAGGCAAGCTAAGGCTTTGGGAGATGAATTGGTGGTTGGGGTTGTAAGTGATGAGGAGATTATTGCCAATAAAGGTCCTCCTGTTCTGCCCATGGAAGAGAG GCTGGCACTTGTTAGTGGATTAAAGTGGGTGGATCAAGTAATAGCAAATGCCCCCTATGCAATTACTGAGCAATTCATGAACAGTCTGTTCAATGAGCATAAGATTGACTATATAATACATGGTGATGATCCTTGCCTTCTCCCTGATGGATCTGATGCTTATGCCTTGGCAAAGAAAGCCGGCCGCTACAAGCAGATTAAACGCACTGAAGGTGTCTCCAGCACGGATATTGTTG GAAGAATACTTTGTTCTGTAAAGGATACTGAAGGGGGTGGAGATCATACTAGCACACTTTTGAATGGAGATTCAGGTGAAAGATGTCATTCACAAAGGGCTCAGATTTCCCAATTTCTACCAACATCTCAGCGGATTGTGCAATTTTCAAATGGCAAG GGACCTGGACCAAATTCTCGCGTTGTATACATCGATGGGGCATTCGATCTCTTTCATGCAGGGCATGTGGAG ATCCTTAAGAAGGCTAGGCAGCTTGGAGACTTTTTGCTTGTTGGTATCCATACAGACCATATTGTGAG AGAGCACAGGGGGATGCCTTACCCAGTTATGCATGTTCATGAGCGCAGTCTTAGTGTGTTAGCTTGCCGTTATGTTGATGAAGTTATCATTGGTGCTCCTTGGGAAGTTACTAAGGACATG ATTACGACCTTCAACATTTCTATTGTTGTGCATGGAACTGTTGCAGAGAGTAATTCTTTGTTGCCT GGTGAAACTGATCCATATGCATTTCCGAAGAGCATGGGAATTTTTCGGTTGCTTGAAAGCCCAAAAAGTTTAACCACGAGTTCTGTATCCCAAAGGATAGTTGCCAATCATGAGGC AAACGCAATGCGAAGAAGGCACAGAGTGAAATGA
- the LOC107897857 gene encoding ethanolamine-phosphate cytidylyltransferase isoform X1: protein MMAMEYESNNWIWDGVYYCPRLFGGLMLTAALLGLSTTYFGGIGLFPLSYVWSDSGIFHKKKCEKKRIRVYMDGCFDLMHYGHANALRQAKALGDELVVGVVSDEEIIANKGPPVLPMEERLALVSGLKWVDQVIANAPYAITEQFMNSLFNEHKIDYIIHGDDPCLLPDGSDAYALAKKAGRYKQIKRTEGVSSTDIVGRILCSVKDTEGGGDHTSTLLNGDSGERCHSQRAQISQFLPTSQRIVQFSNGKGPGPNSRVVYIDGAFDLFHAGHVEILKKARQLGDFLLVGIHTDHIVREHRGMPYPVMHVHERSLSVLACRYVDEVIIGAPWEVTKDMITTFNISIVVHGTVAESNSLLPGETDPYAFPKSMGIFRLLESPKSLTTSSVSQRIVANHEAYVKRNAKKAQSEMKYYEEKTYVAGE from the exons ATGATGGCAATGGAATACGAGAGTAACAATTGGATTTGGGACGGGGTGTATTACTGCCCACGTCTCTTTGGTGGCCTAATGCTAACGGCTGCCTTGCTTGGTTTGTCTACCACTTATTTCGGTGGAATTGGACTGTTCCCATTGTCATATGTTTGGTCAGATTCAGGGATCTTCCACAAGAAGAAGTGTGAGAAGAAGCGCATTCGAGTTTACATGGATGGGTGCTTTGATCTCATGCATTATGGCCATGCCAATGCGTTGAGGCAAGCTAAGGCTTTGGGAGATGAATTGGTGGTTGGGGTTGTAAGTGATGAGGAGATTATTGCCAATAAAGGTCCTCCTGTTCTGCCCATGGAAGAGAG GCTGGCACTTGTTAGTGGATTAAAGTGGGTGGATCAAGTAATAGCAAATGCCCCCTATGCAATTACTGAGCAATTCATGAACAGTCTGTTCAATGAGCATAAGATTGACTATATAATACATGGTGATGATCCTTGCCTTCTCCCTGATGGATCTGATGCTTATGCCTTGGCAAAGAAAGCCGGCCGCTACAAGCAGATTAAACGCACTGAAGGTGTCTCCAGCACGGATATTGTTG GAAGAATACTTTGTTCTGTAAAGGATACTGAAGGGGGTGGAGATCATACTAGCACACTTTTGAATGGAGATTCAGGTGAAAGATGTCATTCACAAAGGGCTCAGATTTCCCAATTTCTACCAACATCTCAGCGGATTGTGCAATTTTCAAATGGCAAG GGACCTGGACCAAATTCTCGCGTTGTATACATCGATGGGGCATTCGATCTCTTTCATGCAGGGCATGTGGAG ATCCTTAAGAAGGCTAGGCAGCTTGGAGACTTTTTGCTTGTTGGTATCCATACAGACCATATTGTGAG AGAGCACAGGGGGATGCCTTACCCAGTTATGCATGTTCATGAGCGCAGTCTTAGTGTGTTAGCTTGCCGTTATGTTGATGAAGTTATCATTGGTGCTCCTTGGGAAGTTACTAAGGACATG ATTACGACCTTCAACATTTCTATTGTTGTGCATGGAACTGTTGCAGAGAGTAATTCTTTGTTGCCT GGTGAAACTGATCCATATGCATTTCCGAAGAGCATGGGAATTTTTCGGTTGCTTGAAAGCCCAAAAAGTTTAACCACGAGTTCTGTATCCCAAAGGATAGTTGCCAATCATGAGGCGTATGTG AAACGCAATGCGAAGAAGGCACAGAGTGAAATGAAATACTATGAAGAGAAGACTTATGTCGCAGGAGAGTAG